From a region of the Candidatus Edwardsbacteria bacterium genome:
- a CDS encoding TonB family protein — protein MKSWVFRGIFLMIAGFFLVLSGCSKSEKYPPSESGGTLTIGTMNEPASLNPLRLSFTASTDIHEKLFLSLHRFDQGMNIVAGLARSWKFSEDFKEVTYILRKDAKWSDGQPVTAEDVKFSFDMMRDPQIKYARSGGLQFVEKVEVVGPLAVKFVFNRVYSDELFDTGIMVLPKHILEKLSAANSTEFDANPVSDGPYRVEEWVRGDRLVLAANPDFYKGKPALDRIVFKFFGDEASLMNALQSGSVDMTNDLSPQYALKVQGDPNLTSIEYPGRTYTFIGWNLNSPLFSDVNLRKAFALSIDQIALINDVLMGKGKPANGPFLPTSWAYDQDQKPQPYDPQQAKTLLAEMGWKDKNREGYLAKGPKQVLELNLLLAQGQPVQEATAVLIREQLKGVGVKVNLAVVDARTFIQRLRSGQYDAMLFSWKNDFKVDPTAVWHSAPEKGIYNFILKYSNPSVDSLIDVGLATLSRRKAKDIWVKFQQVVNTEMPATYLYVPDVVTIIYKGVKGPAQDARGPMASLDEWWIPVAERRGEAMASGAPAAVVPPPPSQPVETVAPERNQPEKPAAATAKPQPIATRTEQPVPRPVTTTPMTPPKPAAVNPQDLLVAEATPAPAPAEPEIRPTEPEAIKIVSPSYPESARKAGITGRVFVKITVGPDGKVKNAEVIRGIGYGCDEAATDAAYKAVFKPGTKNGKPADTYITIPYPFMK, from the coding sequence ATGAAGTCATGGGTCTTTCGCGGCATATTTTTGATGATCGCCGGATTCTTCCTGGTATTGTCCGGATGTTCCAAAAGCGAGAAGTATCCGCCCAGCGAATCCGGAGGGACTTTGACCATCGGCACCATGAACGAGCCGGCCTCCTTGAACCCGCTGCGGCTGTCATTCACGGCCTCTACCGATATCCATGAAAAGCTCTTCCTGAGCCTGCACCGTTTCGACCAGGGAATGAACATCGTGGCCGGGCTGGCCCGCTCCTGGAAATTCTCGGAGGATTTCAAGGAGGTTACCTATATTCTGCGCAAGGACGCCAAGTGGAGCGACGGGCAGCCGGTGACCGCCGAGGATGTCAAGTTCTCTTTCGACATGATGCGCGATCCCCAGATAAAATACGCCCGGTCCGGCGGCCTGCAGTTCGTGGAGAAGGTCGAGGTGGTTGGGCCTTTGGCGGTGAAGTTCGTTTTCAACCGGGTATACTCCGACGAGCTGTTCGACACCGGGATCATGGTCCTGCCCAAGCATATTCTGGAAAAGCTGAGTGCCGCCAATTCCACCGAATTCGACGCCAACCCGGTAAGCGACGGGCCGTATAGGGTGGAAGAATGGGTGCGGGGAGACCGTTTAGTGCTGGCTGCCAATCCGGATTTCTACAAGGGCAAACCGGCTCTGGACCGGATCGTCTTTAAATTCTTCGGGGATGAGGCCAGCCTGATGAATGCCCTGCAGAGCGGCTCGGTGGACATGACCAACGACCTGTCGCCCCAGTATGCCCTCAAGGTCCAGGGCGATCCCAACCTGACCTCCATTGAATATCCCGGACGCACTTACACTTTCATCGGTTGGAATTTGAACAGCCCGCTGTTCTCCGATGTCAATCTGCGCAAGGCTTTCGCCCTGAGCATCGACCAGATCGCATTGATCAACGACGTTTTGATGGGCAAGGGCAAGCCGGCCAACGGGCCGTTCCTGCCCACCAGTTGGGCCTACGATCAGGACCAGAAACCCCAGCCCTATGATCCCCAACAGGCTAAAACCCTGCTGGCCGAGATGGGCTGGAAAGACAAGAACCGCGAAGGCTATCTGGCCAAGGGGCCCAAGCAGGTGCTGGAGCTCAACCTGCTGCTGGCCCAGGGACAGCCGGTGCAGGAGGCCACCGCGGTCCTTATCAGGGAGCAGCTGAAGGGCGTTGGCGTCAAGGTCAACCTGGCGGTGGTGGATGCCAGGACATTCATTCAGCGGCTGAGAAGCGGCCAGTACGACGCCATGCTGTTCTCCTGGAAGAACGATTTCAAGGTGGATCCCACGGCGGTATGGCATTCGGCCCCGGAGAAGGGCATATACAATTTCATCCTCAAGTATTCCAACCCCTCGGTGGACAGTCTGATCGACGTGGGCCTGGCCACTTTGAGCCGCCGCAAGGCCAAGGATATCTGGGTCAAGTTCCAGCAGGTGGTCAATACCGAGATGCCGGCCACCTATCTCTACGTCCCGGATGTGGTCACCATCATCTATAAGGGGGTCAAGGGTCCGGCCCAGGATGCCCGCGGGCCGATGGCTTCGCTGGACGAGTGGTGGATACCGGTCGCCGAAAGAAGGGGGGAGGCCATGGCCTCCGGGGCGCCTGCCGCTGTTGTGCCGCCGCCGCCATCCCAGCCGGTGGAAACCGTCGCTCCGGAAAGAAACCAGCCCGAGAAACCGGCCGCGGCCACCGCCAAGCCTCAGCCCATAGCCACCAGGACCGAACAGCCTGTTCCCAGGCCGGTCACAACGACTCCGATGACTCCGCCCAAGCCTGCCGCGGTGAACCCCCAGGACTTGCTGGTAGCCGAGGCTACGCCCGCCCCGGCCCCCGCGGAGCCTGAAATTCGCCCCACCGAGCCGGAAGCGATAAAAATAGTTTCTCCGTCCTATCCGGAATCCGCCCGCAAGGCCGGGATCACCGGGAGGGTGTTCGTGAAGATAACGGTGGGGCCGGACGGCAAGGTTAAGAACGCCGAGGTGATCCGGGGGATCGGATACGGCTGCGACGAGGCCGCCACCGATGCCGCCTACAAGGCGGTGTTCAAACCGGGGACCAAGAACGGCAAGCCGGCCGATACCTATATCACCATTCCCTATCCGTTCATGAAATAA
- a CDS encoding T9SS type A sorting domain-containing protein yields the protein MKKVLSMVVLLTSFQLIAHADSLNVRTVGVYDTPGFAKKVFVNNDHAFIADDAWGLRIINIANPAMPYEVGYCDSVFACDVFVLDSFAYIASGTSGLTIINISDYNNPHFAGCYNTPGYAKRLTVSGNYAYVADYNCGLRIINISDPAFPFEVGYYDTPGNTCGVAVMDSFAYLADGDSGLRKVNISDKANPFLTNWAWTSIANDYALSLAISGDFVYVAWGHFGLHAFRKDSLIAIGMFSTYNSRDVALNGKYAFIADGEYGLKVFDISTYQTIGYYNTPDLCYGVTYSDSLIFVADGLSGLRILQGYGPAGVADEQRSPAEIKTTGLTLEVLGNKISYQLPQNGNASLKIYNLLGQEVRALFSENKRSGVYNISWDGNNEAGHKVASGVYLVGLHSQGQRASGKIVVVR from the coding sequence ATGAAAAAAGTGTTGTCTATGGTTGTGCTTCTTACAAGTTTTCAGCTTATTGCACATGCTGACAGCTTGAATGTTAGAACGGTGGGTGTTTATGACACACCTGGATTTGCTAAAAAAGTATTTGTAAATAATGATCATGCATTTATTGCTGATGATGCCTGGGGTTTGCGAATAATTAATATAGCCAACCCTGCTATGCCTTACGAAGTTGGCTACTGTGATTCGGTTTTTGCTTGCGACGTTTTTGTTTTAGATAGTTTTGCTTATATTGCGTCCGGCACCTCTGGGTTAACTATTATAAATATCAGCGATTATAACAACCCGCATTTTGCTGGTTGTTATAATACGCCAGGATATGCGAAAAGGTTAACTGTCTCCGGAAACTATGCCTATGTGGCTGATTATAATTGCGGATTACGTATTATAAATATATCAGACCCTGCTTTCCCCTTCGAAGTGGGATATTATGATACACCGGGGAATACATGTGGTGTGGCAGTAATGGATAGTTTTGCTTACCTAGCAGATGGTGATTCTGGACTAAGAAAAGTAAACATCAGTGATAAGGCCAACCCCTTCCTGACTAATTGGGCCTGGACCTCAATTGCTAACGATTATGCATTATCTCTAGCTATATCGGGTGATTTTGTGTATGTAGCATGGGGGCATTTCGGATTGCATGCATTTAGAAAAGATAGCCTTATTGCTATTGGTATGTTCTCAACATATAATTCACGAGATGTGGCTTTAAATGGTAAGTATGCTTTTATTGCGGATGGTGAATATGGCTTGAAGGTGTTTGATATAAGCACCTACCAAACTATAGGCTATTACAATACACCGGACCTATGCTATGGGGTCACATACTCTGATAGCTTGATATTTGTGGCAGACGGTTTGTCAGGGTTAAGGATTCTTCAGGGTTACGGCCCGGCAGGTGTGGCGGATGAGCAAAGAAGCCCGGCAGAGATTAAAACAACAGGCTTAACGCTGGAAGTGCTGGGCAATAAGATAAGCTATCAGTTGCCGCAAAATGGCAATGCCTCACTAAAAATTTACAACCTGTTAGGCCAAGAGGTGCGGGCTCTGTTCAGCGAAAATAAAAGGTCAGGCGTCTATAATATTTCTTGGGATGGGAACAACGAAGCTGGACACAAGGTGGCCAGCGGGGTATATCTGGTTGGGCTCCATTCTCAGGGACAAAGAGCTTCGGGGAAAATTGTGGTGGTAAGATAA
- the pyrE gene encoding orotate phosphoribosyltransferase — protein MLSNEDIKQILIKNEVLLDGHFLLTSGRHSRFYFEKFRVLQQPADAALFCRTIAEHFKGTDIDTVAGPTTGGIIIAFEVAKEMGKKAIYAERTSDGRGFLRGMSLAKGEKVLVVDDVMTTGGSVLETIEAVKKAGAELKGVAVFIDRSADKPDFGAPFFSLYHEKVETFDPENCPLCQQGIPLAKHGSSPKK, from the coding sequence ATGCTCTCAAATGAAGATATCAAACAGATCCTCATCAAAAATGAGGTCCTGCTGGACGGTCATTTCCTGCTGACCTCGGGACGCCACAGCCGGTTCTACTTTGAAAAATTCCGGGTCCTCCAGCAGCCAGCCGACGCCGCCCTGTTCTGCAGGACCATTGCCGAACATTTCAAAGGAACGGATATTGACACAGTGGCTGGGCCAACCACCGGCGGGATAATCATCGCCTTCGAGGTGGCCAAGGAGATGGGCAAAAAGGCCATCTATGCCGAGCGGACCTCCGATGGCCGGGGATTTTTAAGGGGCATGTCTTTGGCCAAAGGGGAAAAGGTGCTGGTGGTGGACGATGTGATGACCACCGGAGGCTCGGTATTGGAGACCATCGAGGCGGTAAAGAAGGCTGGGGCGGAACTGAAGGGCGTGGCGGTGTTCATAGACCGCAGCGCGGACAAGCCGGATTTCGGGGCCCCCTTCTTTTCGCTGTACCATGAGAAGGTGGAGACCTTCGATCCCGAAAATTGTCCGTTGTGCCAGCAAGGGATACCGCTGGCCAAGCACGGCAGCAGCCCCAAGAAATAG